The Actinomycetes bacterium nucleotide sequence AGACTGCCTCAGAGGCTCTCGTACGTGAGGTTGAAGAGGAGCTAGGATATGACGGCCCTCTACGGCTCCGGCGTATCAAGGCGTTCCTCGCGGGCGACTTTGTCTACCACAACCACATCGGGTACGTGCCGCACGAGTTCGCGCCGTCTCTGAATTGGGAGAGCGACGACTACGCCTGGGTGGAGCCCGAAGAGATCGACGACTGGCCAGACCTCCACTTCGGCGTGGAGTGGCTGCTCGACAACGGCGGCCTGGACCTCTAGGGCAGCTGTTACAGGTGTCGTACTGTGGCAGGCAGTTGGGCCTGTTCCTTTACATCCAGGTTGCTCATGATTCGTCGTCTCCGGCGTCGAGAGCGTTTCCAGGCTCCTCTGCCGAGGGCTTGCGCCCCGTGAACGCAGAACGCGCCTGACGGCCCCATGCGTCGAACTTGTCCACTACGGAGTCAGGGACACCGAGCCGCGCCTGAAGCTCGCCAACCTCGTCCGCGAGACGGTCTTGGCCAACGGTGCGAGCCGCGAACCCAATAAGCGTGGTGGCCAGCAGGGCTTTGCCGTGCTCGCGCGACGTGACGTAGACAGCCTCGCGGAGGTCGTCGATTGGGACATCCTCGATTACGTGGAACCGGTCGCACCCGCCGCAGAACCCCTGGCTCACATCCTGG carries:
- a CDS encoding NUDIX hydrolase — its product is MAEREFWGDEAAGAYLVAEDTGRVLLVLRSGHVNEPWTWAAVGGKIDPGETASEALVREVEEELGYDGPLRLRRIKAFLAGDFVYHNHIGYVPHEFAPSLNWESDDYAWVEPEEIDDWPDLHFGVEWLLDNGGLDL